The proteins below come from a single Parafrankia discariae genomic window:
- the rplQ gene encoding 50S ribosomal protein L17 has protein sequence MPTPTKGARLGGSPAHERLLLANLATALFEHGGITTTEAKARRLRPYAERLVTHAKRGDLHARRRVMRVVRNNSVVHTLFTEIGPRYADRPGGYTRIVKLGPRRGDAAPMARIELVEALTVAQTAVAEAERARGTRFAARKAPTGATAEAADDLKNESPTAAAVAAEAQAEQPTAEAGAADDAATTKAEDTKPES, from the coding sequence ATGCCCACGCCAACCAAGGGCGCCCGGCTCGGCGGCAGCCCCGCACATGAGCGGCTGCTGCTGGCCAACCTCGCCACCGCGCTGTTCGAGCACGGTGGCATCACGACCACTGAGGCCAAGGCGCGCCGGCTGCGTCCCTACGCCGAGCGCCTGGTCACCCACGCGAAGCGTGGTGACCTGCACGCGCGGCGCAGGGTGATGCGGGTCGTCCGGAACAACTCGGTCGTCCACACGCTCTTCACCGAGATCGGCCCGCGCTACGCCGACCGTCCCGGTGGCTACACGCGGATCGTGAAGCTCGGCCCCCGCCGGGGCGACGCGGCGCCGATGGCCCGCATCGAGCTGGTAGAGGCGCTGACCGTCGCGCAGACGGCCGTCGCCGAGGCCGAGCGTGCCCGTGGCACCCGTTTCGCGGCCCGCAAGGCTCCGACCGGGGCGACGGCGGAGGCCGCCGACGACCTCAAGAACGAGTCGCCGACCGCCGCCGCGGTGGCGGCCGAGGCCCAGGCGGAGCAGCCCACCGCCGAGGCCGGCGCCGCGGACGACGCGGCGACGACCAAGGCCGAGGACACCAAGCCGGAGAGCTGA
- a CDS encoding DNA-directed RNA polymerase subunit alpha has translation MLIAQRPSLVEDPISEFRSRFVIEPLEPGFGYTLGNSLRRTLLSSIPGAAVTSIRVDGVLHEFSTVPGVKEDVTDLILNLKELVVSSDNDEPTVMYLRKQGPGEVTAADIAPPAGVEVHNPDLHLATLNDKGKLEIELTVERGRGYVSAAQNKQPGQEIGRIPIDSIYSPVLKVTYKVEATRVEQRTDFDRLIVDVETKQSISPRDAMASAGKTLVGLFGLAQELNAEAEGVDIGPSAADAALAADLALPIEEMDLTVRSYNCLKREGIHTIGELVSRSEADLLDIRNFGQKSIDEVKTKLGAMGLQLKDSPPGFDPRQAVDTYGTDTYNPSFSDPSDDGREFVETEQY, from the coding sequence ATGCTGATCGCTCAGCGTCCCTCGCTCGTCGAGGACCCGATCTCCGAGTTCCGGTCGCGTTTCGTGATCGAGCCGCTCGAGCCGGGCTTCGGCTACACCCTCGGCAACTCGCTGCGTCGCACCCTGCTGTCCTCCATCCCGGGCGCGGCCGTGACGAGTATCCGGGTGGACGGCGTCCTGCACGAGTTCTCCACGGTTCCCGGGGTCAAGGAGGACGTGACCGACCTGATCCTGAACCTCAAGGAACTGGTCGTCAGCTCCGACAACGACGAGCCGACCGTGATGTACCTGCGCAAGCAGGGCCCTGGTGAGGTCACCGCGGCCGACATCGCGCCGCCGGCCGGCGTCGAGGTGCACAACCCCGACCTGCACCTGGCCACCCTCAACGACAAGGGCAAGCTCGAGATCGAGCTGACCGTCGAGCGGGGCCGTGGCTACGTCAGCGCCGCCCAGAACAAGCAGCCGGGGCAGGAGATCGGTCGTATCCCGATCGACTCCATCTACTCCCCGGTGCTGAAGGTGACCTACAAGGTCGAGGCGACCCGTGTGGAGCAGCGCACGGACTTCGACCGGCTCATCGTCGACGTGGAGACGAAGCAGTCGATCTCCCCGCGGGACGCGATGGCCAGCGCCGGCAAGACCCTCGTCGGCCTGTTCGGGCTGGCCCAGGAGCTCAACGCCGAGGCGGAGGGCGTCGACATCGGCCCGTCCGCGGCGGACGCCGCCCTGGCCGCCGACCTGGCGCTGCCGATCGAGGAGATGGACCTGACCGTCCGCTCGTACAACTGCCTCAAGCGCGAGGGCATCCACACCATCGGTGAGCTGGTGTCCCGCAGCGAGGCGGATCTGCTCGACATCCGTAACTTCGGGCAGAAGTCGATCGACGAGGTCAAGACCAAGCTGGGTGCCATGGGCCTGCAGCTCAAGGACTCCCCGCCCGGGTTCGACCCGCGTCAGGCCGTCGACACGTACGGCACCGACACGTACAACCCGTCGTTCTCCGACCCGTCCGACGACGGTCGCGAGTTCGTCGAGACCGAACAGTACTGA
- the rpsD gene encoding 30S ribosomal protein S4 — MARYTGADCKRCRREKTKLFLKGSKCETPKCPIEIRPYPPGEHGRGRTKDSEYLLQKREKQKCARIYGILEKQFRGYYDEANRRAGKTGDELLKILESRLDNVVYRGGFAPSRDAARQAVRHGHVQVNGRKVDIPSYRVTENDIVEIAPKSRELTPFIVARETAGSGRTVPPWIEAIPSQMRLLVHSLPARQVIDTQVQEQLIVELYSK, encoded by the coding sequence ATGGCCCGTTACACCGGCGCGGACTGCAAGCGTTGCCGCCGCGAGAAGACGAAGCTGTTCCTCAAGGGCAGCAAGTGCGAGACCCCGAAGTGCCCGATCGAGATCCGGCCGTACCCGCCGGGCGAGCACGGCCGTGGCCGCACGAAGGACTCCGAGTACCTGCTGCAGAAGCGCGAGAAGCAGAAGTGCGCGCGCATCTACGGCATTCTGGAGAAGCAGTTCCGGGGCTACTACGACGAGGCGAACAGGCGTGCCGGCAAGACCGGTGACGAGCTGTTGAAGATCCTCGAGTCGCGCCTGGACAACGTGGTGTACCGGGGTGGCTTCGCGCCGTCCCGGGACGCCGCCCGCCAGGCCGTCCGGCACGGTCACGTGCAGGTCAACGGCCGCAAGGTCGACATCCCGAGCTACCGGGTCACCGAGAACGACATCGTGGAGATCGCGCCGAAGTCGCGCGAGCTCACCCCGTTCATCGTGGCCCGCGAGACCGCGGGGTCCGGCCGCACCGTCCCGCCGTGGATCGAGGCCATCCCCAGCCAGATGCGCCTGCTCGTCCACTCGCTGCCCGCGCGCCAGGTGATCGACACCCAGGTGCAGGAGCAGTTGATCGTCGAGCTCTACTCGAAGTAG
- the rpsK gene encoding 30S ribosomal protein S11, which translates to MPPKTRTAGVKKVRRKEKKNVAHGHAHIKSTFNNTIVSITDPSGNVISWASAGHVGFKGSRKSTPFAAQMAAENAARKAQEHGMRKVDVFVKGPGSGRETAIRSLQAAGLEVGAIQDVTPTPHNGCRPPKRRRV; encoded by the coding sequence ATGCCTCCCAAGACACGCACCGCCGGCGTCAAGAAGGTCCGGCGGAAAGAGAAGAAGAACGTCGCCCACGGGCACGCTCACATCAAGAGCACGTTCAACAACACGATCGTCTCGATCACGGACCCCAGCGGTAACGTGATCTCGTGGGCGTCGGCCGGCCACGTCGGCTTCAAGGGCTCCCGCAAGTCCACTCCGTTCGCCGCGCAGATGGCCGCTGAGAACGCGGCTCGCAAGGCGCAGGAGCACGGGATGCGCAAGGTCGACGTCTTCGTGAAGGGCCCCGGCTCCGGCCGGGAGACCGCGATCCGTTCGCTGCAGGCCGCCGGCCTGGAGGTCGGGGCGATTCAGGACGTCACCCCGACCCCGCACAACGGCTGCCGCCCGCCGAAGCGTCGCCGGGTCTGA
- the rpsM gene encoding 30S ribosomal protein S13: MARLSGVDLPREKRVEIALTYIFGIGRSRSRDTLAATGVNPDTRVRDLTDDEVQKLREWIDANYRVEGDLNREIKQDIRRKMEIGCYQGLRHRRNLPVHGQRTHTNARTRKGPRRAIAGKKKAGKK; this comes from the coding sequence ATGGCACGCCTCTCCGGCGTCGACCTTCCCCGCGAAAAGCGGGTTGAGATCGCGCTGACCTACATCTTCGGGATCGGCCGCAGCCGTTCTCGGGACACCCTCGCCGCGACCGGGGTCAACCCGGACACCCGGGTCCGGGACCTCACCGACGACGAGGTCCAGAAGCTTCGGGAGTGGATCGACGCCAACTACCGCGTCGAGGGCGATCTCAACCGCGAGATCAAGCAGGACATCCGCCGCAAGATGGAGATCGGCTGCTACCAGGGTCTCCGTCACCGCCGCAACCTTCCCGTCCACGGCCAGCGCACGCACACCAACGCGCGTACCCGCAAGGGCCCGCGCCGTGCCATCGCCGGGAAGAAGAAGGCCGGCAAGAAGTAG
- the rpmJ gene encoding 50S ribosomal protein L36, translating into MKVKPSVKKICDKCKVIRRHGRVMVICDNLRHKQRQG; encoded by the coding sequence GTGAAGGTCAAGCCGAGCGTGAAGAAGATCTGCGACAAGTGCAAGGTGATCCGCCGTCACGGGCGTGTCATGGTCATCTGCGACAACCTGCGCCACAAGCAGCGCCAGGGCTGA
- the infA gene encoding translation initiation factor IF-1, protein MPKKDGAIEIEGRVVEPLPNAMFRVELQNGHRVLAHISGKMRQHYIRILPEDRVVVELSPYDLSRGRIVYRYK, encoded by the coding sequence ATGCCGAAGAAGGACGGGGCCATCGAGATCGAAGGCCGAGTGGTGGAGCCGCTCCCGAACGCCATGTTCCGGGTGGAGCTCCAGAACGGTCATCGTGTTCTCGCCCACATCAGTGGCAAGATGCGTCAGCACTACATCCGGATCCTTCCCGAGGACCGGGTGGTGGTGGAGCTCTCGCCATACGACCTGTCCCGCGGTCGCATCGTCTACCGCTACAAGTAG
- the map gene encoding type I methionyl aminopeptidase, which produces MARREHVQIKTASEIAKMRVAGLLVAKTLAALRAAVAPGVTTEDLDALAERTIRADGGIPSFKGYAHPPYPASICSSVNNEVVHAIPSRRRVLREGDIISIDCGAIVDGWHGDAAITVPVGEVPTEVLDMLRVCDEALWRGLAAAQLGGRLTDISNAVERAILPHGYGIVDHYGGHGIGSEMHQPPHVLNYGRAGRGMKLVEGVALAIEPMITLGSPDTVILEDEWTVATRDGSLAAHTEHSVAVTPRGPWVLTEPDGGVARFAELGVACGQPADAPTG; this is translated from the coding sequence GTGGCACGACGAGAGCACGTCCAGATCAAGACGGCATCCGAGATCGCCAAGATGCGGGTGGCCGGGCTGCTCGTCGCGAAGACCCTGGCGGCGCTGCGCGCGGCGGTGGCTCCGGGCGTCACCACGGAGGATCTCGACGCCCTCGCGGAGCGGACGATCCGCGCCGACGGCGGCATCCCCTCCTTCAAGGGCTACGCGCACCCCCCGTACCCGGCCTCGATCTGCAGCTCGGTGAACAACGAGGTGGTGCACGCGATCCCCAGCCGGCGCCGGGTGCTGCGCGAGGGGGACATCATCTCCATCGACTGCGGCGCGATCGTCGACGGCTGGCACGGCGACGCCGCGATCACCGTCCCGGTCGGCGAGGTGCCCACCGAGGTCCTGGACATGCTCCGGGTCTGCGACGAGGCGCTGTGGCGGGGCCTTGCCGCCGCCCAGCTCGGCGGCAGGCTGACGGACATCAGCAACGCGGTGGAGCGGGCCATCCTCCCCCACGGGTACGGGATCGTCGACCACTACGGCGGGCACGGCATCGGGTCGGAGATGCACCAGCCGCCGCACGTGCTGAACTACGGCCGGGCCGGCCGCGGGATGAAGCTGGTCGAGGGCGTCGCGCTGGCCATCGAGCCGATGATCACCCTCGGCTCGCCGGACACCGTCATCCTCGAGGACGAATGGACGGTCGCGACCAGGGACGGCTCGCTCGCCGCGCACACCGAGCACTCGGTCGCTGTCACCCCGCGTGGTCCGTGGGTGCTCACCGAGCCGGACGGCGGCGTGGCGAGGTTCGCGGAGCTGGGGGTGGCCTGCGGGCAGCCCGCCGACGCGCCCACCGGCTGA
- a CDS encoding adenylate kinase — MRLVLVGPPGAGKGTQAAFIAQARSIPKISTGDIFRANVREGTELGVLAKAYMDAGDLVPDEITIGMVRNRLAEDDAVKGFLLDGFPRNVPQAEVLGGMLDAMGTRLDVVLELVVDDDEVVRRLSGRRTCRNCGHIWHLDFDPSRVEGICDRCSGELFQRDDDRSETVRHRLEVYAEQTSPLVAYYAAKGVLIGIDATGPVDNVTDRALDALRHYGD; from the coding sequence GTGCGCCTCGTACTGGTCGGACCGCCAGGCGCCGGCAAGGGGACGCAGGCCGCCTTCATCGCGCAGGCGAGATCCATTCCGAAGATCTCGACCGGCGACATCTTCCGGGCGAACGTCCGCGAGGGAACCGAGCTCGGTGTCCTCGCGAAGGCGTACATGGACGCCGGTGACCTCGTCCCCGACGAGATCACCATCGGCATGGTGCGCAACCGTCTCGCCGAGGACGACGCGGTCAAGGGCTTCCTCCTGGACGGCTTCCCACGCAACGTCCCGCAGGCCGAGGTGCTCGGCGGCATGCTGGACGCTATGGGCACGCGTCTCGATGTGGTCCTCGAGCTGGTCGTCGACGACGACGAGGTGGTGCGGCGGCTCTCCGGGCGGCGCACCTGTCGGAACTGCGGCCACATCTGGCACCTCGACTTCGACCCGTCCCGGGTCGAGGGAATCTGTGATCGGTGCTCGGGGGAGTTGTTCCAGCGCGACGACGACCGTTCTGAGACGGTGCGCCACCGCCTCGAGGTGTACGCCGAGCAGACCTCCCCGCTCGTCGCGTACTACGCGGCCAAGGGCGTGCTCATCGGCATCGACGCGACCGGCCCGGTCGACAACGTGACCGACCGCGCCCTCGACGCGCTACGCCACTACGGCGACTGA